The following is a genomic window from Amycolatopsis cihanbeyliensis.
GAGTGGGACACGCTGGCGCCGGCGGAGAACTGGCGCCACTCGCACAACTACGTGCACCACACCTACACCAACGTGCTGGACAAGGACCGGGACATCGGTTACGGCATCCTGCGGATGGACGAGGGCCAGAAATGGCACCCGTACTACCTCGGCAACCCGGTGTACGCGACCCTGCTCGCGATCTTCTTCCAGTGGGGCGTGATGCTGCACGACCTCGAGGTGGAGAAGGTCGTCAAGGGCGAGCGCAAGGTCTCCGAGCTCAAGGACGTGCGGGCGCGGATCCTGCGCAAGGCCGGCAGGCAACTCGGCAAGGACTACCTGCTGTTCCCGCTGCTGACCGGGCCGCTGGCGCCGCTGACCTTCCTCGGCAACGCGACCGCGAACCTGACCCGCAACCTGTGGGCGTTCGCGATCATCTTCTGCGGGCACTTCCCAGCCGATGTGGAGAGCTTCACCGAGGAGGAGACCGAGAGCGAGACCCGCGGCCAGTGGTACCTGCGGCAGATCCTCGGTTCGGCGAACATCGAGGGCGGCAAGCTGTTCCACATCCTGTCCGGCAACCTCTCGCACCAGATCGAGCACCACCTGTTCCCGGACATCCCGGCCCGCCGCTACCCGGGGATCGCCGGTGAGGTCAGGGCGATCTGCGAGAAGTACGGCCTGCCGTACCACACCGGCCCGCTGCGCAAGCAGCTCGCCTCGGTGGCGAAGAAGATCGTCAAACTCGCCCTTCCGGGTGGCCGCACCGAGCCGAGCCCTGCGCCGGAGCCCGCTACCGTGAGGCGGGAACGGGAACTCACGGCGGCGTAGGGACGGATCATGGTAGGTCGGTTCGAGACCGGTAAGGACACGGTGCAGGAGCTCACCGAGTCGGCGGCGACGCATCTCGGCAACATCGCGACCATCGTCACCGGCGCGGTCCGCGATGTCGCGCGGGAGACCGGTGACTGGCTCACCGACCTGATCGAGATGCGGGAGGCCGCGCGGCGCGCCGAGGCCGACCAGTACCAGGCCCGGGACGAGGACGAGGACGAGGACGAGGACTAACCTACTCACAAGTAGGTTATCCTGGCCCGGTGACGAGCGCTTACCCGAAGCTGCTGGAGCCGCTTGACCTCGGCTACACCACCCTGCGCAACCGGGTGGTGATGGGGTCCATGCACACCGGGCTCGAGGACCGTGCCAAGGACGTCGACCGGCTCGCCGCCTACTTCGCCGAACGCGCCCGCGGCGGCGTCGGCCTGGCGATCACCGGCGGCTACGCGCCGAACCGGGAGGGCTGGCTGCTGCCCTTCGCGGCCTCGCTCACCACGCGCGCCCAGGCCGGCGCGCACCGCGGGATCACCTCGGCGGTGCACGCCGAGGGCGGCAGGATCGCGCTGCAGATCCTGCACGCGGGCCGGTACGCCTACCACCCGCTGAGCGTGTCGGCCTCCGCGGTGAAGTCGCCGATCACACCGTTCCGGCCGCGGGCGCTGAGCGGCCGCGGTGTGCACAGGACCATCGACGCCTTCGTCCGCTGCGCGGTGCTGGCCCGCGAGGCGGGCTACGACGGCGTGGAGGTGATGGGCTCCGAGGGATACCTCATCAACCAGTTCCTCGCCGAACGGACCAACCGGCGCCGGGACGAGTGGGGCGGCTCCTGGCAGGCCAGGATGCGGCTGCCGGTGGAGATAGTCCGCCGGATGCGCGCGGCGGTCGGGCCGGACTTCGTCATCTGCTACCGGCTTTCCCTGCTCGACCTGGTGCCGGGTGGGCAGAGCTGGGACGAGGTGGTGGAGTTGGCCCTGGCCGTGCAGCAGGCCGGTGCCACGCTGATCAACAGTGGG
Proteins encoded in this region:
- a CDS encoding fatty acid desaturase family protein, giving the protein MTGLQDRLTPEQVEEFGREVDELRQRIVSDLGKEDVDYIQNMIRTQRALEVVGRGLLFAGFFPPAWIAGVGALSLSKILDNMEIGHNVMHGQYDWTRIPELSSQRFEWDTLAPAENWRHSHNYVHHTYTNVLDKDRDIGYGILRMDEGQKWHPYYLGNPVYATLLAIFFQWGVMLHDLEVEKVVKGERKVSELKDVRARILRKAGRQLGKDYLLFPLLTGPLAPLTFLGNATANLTRNLWAFAIIFCGHFPADVESFTEEETESETRGQWYLRQILGSANIEGGKLFHILSGNLSHQIEHHLFPDIPARRYPGIAGEVRAICEKYGLPYHTGPLRKQLASVAKKIVKLALPGGRTEPSPAPEPATVRRERELTAA